The following are encoded in a window of Sminthopsis crassicaudata isolate SCR6 chromosome 3, ASM4859323v1, whole genome shotgun sequence genomic DNA:
- the CLDN14 gene encoding claudin-14 — MASTAVQLLGFLLSFLGMVGTLITTILPHWRRTAHVGTNILTAVSYLKGLWMECVWHSTGIYQCQIYRSLLALPRDLQAARALMVISCLLSVMASTCAVIGMKCTQCAKGTSAKNIFAVSGGVLFILAGLLCMVAVSWTTNDVVENFYNPLLPSSMKYELGQALYLGFISSSLSLIGGTLLCMSCQEDELYSDYQTQSRMATTAPPYQPPTAYKDNRVPSVASASHSGYRLNDYV, encoded by the coding sequence ATGGCCAGCACGGCAGTCCAGCTCCTGGGTTTCTTGCTCAGCTTCTTGGGGATGGTTGGGACCTTGATCACCACCATCTTACCTCATTGGAGAAGAACAGCTCATGTAGGGACCAACATTTTAACAGCTGTGTCATATCTAAAGGGACTTTGGATGGAGTGTGTTTGGCACAGTACTGGCATTTATCAGTGCCAGATCTACCGGTCTCTGTTGGCCCTGCCCCGTGACCTGCAGGCAGCTCGAGCCTTGATGGTCATCTCCTGCCTGCTCTCAGTCATGGCTTCAACTTGTGCTGTCATTGGCATGAAGTGTACTCAGTGTGCTAAAGGGACCTCCGCCAAGAACATCTTTGCTGTCTCTGGGGGAGTCCTCTTTATCTTGGCAGGTCTACTATGCATGGTGGCTGTCTCCTGGACAACCAATGATGTGGTAGAAAATTTCTACAACCCACTGCTACCAAGTAGCATGAAATATGAGCTTGGGCAAGCCCTGTATCTGGGATTCATTTCCTCATCGCTGTCCCTTATTGGTGGGACTCTACTCTGCATGTCATGCCAGGAAGATGAGCTGTATTCAGATTACCAGACCCAGTCCAGAATGGCGACAACAGCACCTCCATACCAGCCTCCCACTGCTTACAAAGACAACCGTGTTCCCTCAGTGGCGTCAGCTTCCCACAGCGGTTATAGACTGAATGACTATGTGTGA